A portion of the Candidatus Nitrosotenuis aquarius genome contains these proteins:
- the carA gene encoding glutamine-hydrolyzing carbamoyl-phosphate synthase small subunit has protein sequence MILSDGTVLSGKGFGASKTVFGELVFNTGMVGYVETLTDPSYSGQILTLTYPLVGNYGVPDPSQADESGISKFFESGRIQARGLVVHELSEIASHWNLSMTLDEWMHKEGVPGISDIDTRELTKRLRISGVTMAALVVSDSEINVEQIKRELASAKPYSEEKFMDAVSTKQVQSFGQESDCVVVVDTGVKNAILRNVRDLGYKVIKVPWNTSYSDIMKYSPKGVVLSNGPGDPEACPETIETAKNLIQNNIPTLGICLGAQIIGLAGGASTYKLKYGHRGQNKSCLNLQNKQVYVTSQNHGYCIDPDSLGKTEFDLWFTNTDDNTVEGIRHKLKKIIAVQFHPEASPGPYDCKFVFEELDSLIKGGKQNQK, from the coding sequence CTGATCTTATCTGATGGTACCGTTCTTTCTGGCAAGGGCTTTGGCGCATCAAAGACCGTTTTTGGCGAACTAGTATTCAACACCGGAATGGTAGGATACGTCGAAACACTGACTGACCCGTCTTATTCGGGGCAAATCCTGACTCTGACTTATCCACTTGTGGGCAATTATGGCGTGCCGGACCCGTCACAAGCCGACGAGTCTGGGATATCAAAATTCTTTGAATCTGGGCGTATCCAGGCTCGAGGCTTGGTTGTACACGAACTATCCGAGATTGCAAGCCACTGGAATCTCTCCATGACACTAGATGAGTGGATGCACAAGGAGGGGGTGCCGGGAATTTCCGATATTGACACTAGGGAGCTGACAAAAAGACTTCGAATCAGCGGAGTCACAATGGCTGCACTGGTGGTGTCTGATTCTGAAATCAACGTGGAGCAAATCAAAAGAGAGCTGGCATCTGCAAAGCCATACTCTGAGGAAAAATTCATGGATGCAGTTTCCACAAAACAAGTCCAGTCATTTGGACAAGAATCTGACTGTGTCGTGGTGGTGGATACCGGTGTCAAAAATGCTATACTGCGAAATGTCCGGGATCTGGGATACAAGGTAATCAAGGTTCCATGGAATACTAGCTATTCAGATATCATGAAATATTCTCCAAAGGGAGTAGTGCTCAGCAACGGACCTGGCGACCCGGAGGCATGTCCTGAAACAATAGAGACTGCCAAGAACCTGATCCAAAATAACATTCCGACACTTGGCATTTGTCTTGGTGCACAAATTATAGGACTTGCTGGTGGCGCATCAACATACAAGCTAAAATACGGACACCGAGGACAAAACAAGTCCTGCCTTAATCTGCAAAATAAACAGGTCTATGTAACGTCACAAAACCATGGATATTGCATAGACCCCGACTCGCTTGGAAAGACGGAATTTGATCTGTGGTTTACAAACACTGACGATAACACAGTCGAAGGCATTCGACACAAGCTCAAAAAAATAATTGCAGTGCAATTTCATCCAGAGGCATCGCCTGGCCCATATGACTGCAAATTTGTTTTCGAAGAGCTTGATTCTTTGATAAAGGGAGGGAAGCAAAATCAAAAATGA
- a CDS encoding AAA family ATPase, translated as MSLAPQELENNASKYASDAIKLDSQGARGMAIANYQKAIDSLVKLIQLYPDNKLNKVYTERCRAYENRIKALQMSHGVDIEPAVDPNATPAEQKAQLEKKKDEDTFDDLIMKEKPDVTWKEVIGLDDAKNALRESIVYPTQRADLFPLGWPRGILLYGPPGCGKTVLAAATANEIDGYFIVVDAASMMSKWLGEAEKNVSKVFKLARGYAEKENKPVILFIDEIDSLLGNRNSEVGGEVRTKNQFLTEMDGINGKGKDIKMYVIGATNKPWSLDWPFLRRFQKRVYVPLPTLEAREALFELYTAQLKKDDKVKPIELAKLFDGYSASDVKDVCQSAQLRIVNELFTQPGYHEPVEGETPPQPRDLTVADFKEIMARRKPSVSMDMIRAYYKWSEQFRAL; from the coding sequence ATGAGTCTGGCACCACAAGAACTAGAAAACAACGCATCAAAATACGCATCCGATGCAATAAAGCTGGACTCACAGGGCGCCCGCGGAATGGCAATTGCCAACTATCAAAAGGCAATCGACTCGCTAGTAAAATTAATCCAATTATATCCAGACAACAAGCTAAACAAGGTTTACACTGAGAGGTGCCGTGCATATGAAAACAGAATCAAGGCTTTGCAGATGAGCCATGGCGTCGATATAGAGCCCGCCGTGGACCCAAACGCAACCCCTGCTGAGCAAAAGGCACAGCTGGAAAAGAAAAAGGACGAAGACACATTTGATGACCTAATAATGAAGGAAAAGCCAGATGTTACCTGGAAGGAGGTAATCGGTCTTGACGATGCTAAAAACGCATTGCGTGAATCCATCGTTTATCCTACACAAAGAGCAGATTTGTTCCCACTTGGATGGCCAAGAGGCATACTTTTGTATGGTCCGCCAGGATGTGGAAAGACAGTACTAGCTGCTGCCACCGCAAACGAAATTGACGGCTATTTCATTGTAGTTGATGCCGCATCGATGATGTCAAAGTGGCTAGGAGAAGCAGAGAAAAACGTCTCAAAGGTATTCAAATTAGCACGAGGATATGCGGAAAAGGAAAACAAGCCAGTCATACTGTTTATCGACGAAATCGATTCACTGCTTGGAAACCGCAACTCTGAAGTCGGAGGCGAGGTTAGAACCAAGAACCAATTCCTAACAGAAATGGATGGAATCAACGGAAAAGGCAAGGACATCAAAATGTACGTAATCGGCGCTACAAACAAGCCGTGGAGTCTGGACTGGCCGTTCCTGCGAAGATTCCAAAAAAGAGTCTATGTGCCATTGCCGACACTTGAGGCAAGAGAGGCACTCTTTGAGCTATACACTGCACAACTAAAGAAAGACGACAAGGTAAAGCCAATAGAGCTTGCAAAATTATTTGATGGTTACTCTGCATCCGATGTCAAGGATGTCTGCCAGAGCGCACAGCTAAGAATAGTAAACGAGTTATTCACACAGCCTGGCTATCATGAGCCAGTAGAGGGTGAGACTCCACCGCAGCCGCGAGATCTAACAGTGGCTGATTTCAAGGAAATCATGGCAAGACGCAAGCCAAGCGTATCAATGGACATGATTCGCGCCTACTACAAGTGGAGCGAGCAGTTCAGAGCACTCTGA
- a CDS encoding CxxC-x17-CxxC domain-containing protein, whose amino-acid sequence MSYDKKMYPCTCSDCGKASEVPFEPKPDRPVYCKECLPKHQKPRFQKRY is encoded by the coding sequence ATGTCATATGACAAAAAAATGTACCCATGTACATGCTCAGACTGCGGCAAGGCATCAGAGGTACCTTTTGAACCAAAACCAGACAGACCAGTTTATTGCAAAGAATGTCTACCAAAACACCAAAAACCAAGATTTCAAAAAAGATACTAA
- a CDS encoding DHHA1 domain-containing protein, protein MAAKKSVKKTKVLCISHMEDADGISSAALIREAFGGDTILVDYPGLMPAIESLVHDEKLKTLYICDLGLAKNNQDKFVEVLSTLRKRKVAVTYIDHHDIDPEIIKKLEKAKVKIFHDINECTTVQVYDAYKKKLSDHSTFVATCAAITDYMEDRPKGAKLLQIYDRQFALISATVLTYNIVGHQKDPDYLLYLVEMLAESKYPHEIPNTFEFAQIQVGKLAEMIAKVKKSLKTMKNLGYMEITDAGASGAVNFVLGLSGKDVGVAYKERIDHGIYAVSIRGSKSCKIHLGRMVNGLSAEFGGSGGGHDKACGAVIPKDKIMPFIKEFNARLSQKA, encoded by the coding sequence GTGGCGGCAAAAAAGTCAGTCAAAAAAACAAAGGTCTTGTGCATATCGCACATGGAGGACGCAGACGGAATCAGCTCGGCAGCATTAATTAGAGAAGCCTTTGGCGGAGATACAATACTGGTTGACTATCCGGGATTGATGCCTGCAATTGAGTCTCTAGTCCATGATGAAAAGCTAAAGACACTATACATTTGCGATTTAGGCCTTGCAAAAAACAACCAGGACAAGTTTGTCGAAGTATTATCCACTCTGAGAAAGCGCAAGGTTGCAGTCACCTACATTGACCATCATGATATCGACCCAGAAATAATAAAAAAACTGGAAAAGGCCAAAGTCAAGATATTCCACGACATCAACGAATGCACCACGGTCCAAGTCTATGACGCATACAAGAAAAAACTATCTGACCATTCCACATTTGTTGCCACATGTGCAGCTATAACTGATTACATGGAGGACAGACCCAAGGGCGCAAAACTACTCCAAATCTATGACAGGCAGTTTGCACTGATATCTGCTACCGTTCTGACCTACAACATAGTAGGACACCAAAAGGATCCTGACTATTTACTATATCTAGTGGAAATGCTGGCCGAATCAAAATATCCACATGAAATCCCGAACACATTCGAGTTTGCGCAAATCCAGGTAGGAAAATTAGCAGAGATGATTGCCAAGGTCAAAAAGTCGCTAAAAACAATGAAGAACCTCGGGTACATGGAAATAACAGATGCAGGTGCATCGGGCGCAGTCAACTTTGTTCTGGGATTGTCCGGCAAAGACGTCGGCGTTGCATACAAGGAGAGAATAGACCATGGAATCTATGCTGTTTCCATTCGAGGATCCAAATCATGCAAGATACACCTGGGAAGGATGGTAAACGGCCTGTCTGCAGAGTTTGGCGGCTCTGGAGGGGGGCACGACAAGGCGTGCGGGGCAGTAATACCAAAAGACAAGATTATGCCATTTATCAAAGAGTTCAACGCAAGGCTAAGCCAGAAAGCCTAG
- a CDS encoding matrixin family metalloprotease produces MDDHRHILNEKEQEKILLEANIQELDNEAQKLRAKTQDLEKNLDQKIHQCNELEQEKILLVENIHQNRFTKKHYLLIVAISAFIIPVVVFSTPLKSYESELTSKYVIENLRGDTIDTWIAWKIPDGTALDVNIIGEDKISSDKITAIKNSILSDAVLEIDDSLLHKGPKGIVSKYYDGWKGALVKASETPTSLHIPTKFSIIQSNTGEGDIIIKLTNERNTDGYTGYTKSVVEDNQILKSTITIYNVDNLTVDELSTIARHEFGHALGLAHSTAPEDLMAPTIISAYPYISECNIDAIVSLYDGNQSGRVRCEK; encoded by the coding sequence AAGAGCGAAAACACAAGATCTTGAAAAAAATCTCGATCAAAAAATACATCAATGTAATGAATTAGAGCAAGAAAAGATCCTTCTTGTAGAAAACATACACCAAAATCGTTTCACAAAAAAACATTATTTATTGATAGTAGCCATCTCTGCTTTCATAATACCTGTCGTTGTATTTTCTACCCCACTAAAATCGTACGAGTCTGAATTAACATCAAAATACGTAATAGAAAATTTACGTGGAGATACAATTGACACATGGATCGCTTGGAAAATTCCAGACGGCACGGCTCTGGATGTGAATATAATTGGTGAAGACAAAATTTCTTCGGATAAAATTACCGCAATAAAGAATTCGATTTTATCTGATGCCGTACTGGAAATTGATGACTCTCTTTTACATAAGGGTCCTAAGGGAATTGTTTCAAAATACTATGATGGGTGGAAAGGAGCATTAGTGAAAGCTTCAGAAACTCCAACATCATTACATATCCCAACAAAATTCAGTATTATTCAGTCAAATACTGGAGAAGGCGATATTATAATAAAACTAACAAATGAGCGAAATACTGATGGTTATACTGGATATACAAAATCTGTTGTAGAGGATAATCAAATTCTAAAATCCACCATAACGATATACAACGTGGACAATCTGACCGTAGATGAATTAAGCACAATAGCCAGACATGAATTTGGACATGCGTTAGGCCTTGCACATTCTACTGCTCCAGAAGACCTAATGGCGCCCACAATCATATCTGCGTATCCATACATATCTGAATGCAATATTGACGCAATTGTCTCACTGTATGATGGAAATCAATCTGGCCGCGTGAGATGTGAAAAATGA
- a CDS encoding sensor histidine kinase, whose translation MLLAELNLYLDEKRDIEVNEFLQVVSHELKTPLVPIMTNLDLILRHDSINLTDKQRKYLSEISANVAFLSQIIKNLLDAKKFAFGEIIISKQQADLNEIIRNVMHMMRQSYPNIPTITCDAQQKIPIMCDVSRITQVIFNLLKNSVESTTVDGLIVVNVLNDEDIVTISVSDDGVGISQDRMNDLFKMFYQSDMSTTREKNGLGLGLYLCKKIIEAHGGTIWAKSELGVGTTITFVLPKGIIQ comes from the coding sequence ATGCTCCTCGCAGAACTGAATCTGTACCTAGACGAAAAAAGAGACATTGAGGTCAATGAGTTTCTGCAAGTTGTATCTCACGAACTCAAAACTCCGTTGGTGCCAATCATGACAAATCTGGATCTGATCTTACGGCATGATTCAATAAACCTCACTGACAAACAAAGGAAATATCTGTCTGAGATAAGTGCAAATGTCGCATTTCTCTCACAGATTATAAAGAATTTACTTGATGCGAAAAAATTTGCTTTTGGTGAAATCATAATAAGTAAACAGCAAGCCGACTTGAATGAGATAATTAGAAATGTAATGCATATGATGAGACAATCGTATCCAAACATTCCCACAATTACTTGTGATGCACAACAAAAAATTCCAATAATGTGCGACGTATCTAGAATAACACAAGTGATCTTTAATTTATTGAAAAATAGCGTAGAATCAACTACTGTTGATGGATTGATAGTGGTGAATGTTTTGAATGATGAGGACATTGTAACTATTTCTGTTTCTGATGATGGTGTAGGAATAAGTCAAGATCGTATGAATGATCTTTTCAAAATGTTTTACCAATCAGATATGTCTACTACTAGGGAAAAAAACGGACTTGGTTTGGGCTTGTATTTGTGTAAAAAAATTATTGAAGCACATGGGGGTACAATCTGGGCTAAGAGCGAACTAGGTGTTGGGACCACAATTACATTTGTACTTCCCAAAGGGATTATTCAGTAG
- a CDS encoding sensor histidine kinase, with product MVKKAYSTYAVPILVGALILLGSLIVSYQLSQYQNEIKKSNKEKFTNIIENTISRREGRINTIASSVIAFYANSEKVEPIEFDRFVGEILGKNQEIINVFTLSNNTITQSFPIKEYVGRDFDEAFPTYPTVVAAKKAMTVEFPVNDQITLILAVPFDYFVQEGVIASDSYKLVLLSPIDDNVELYKLAKSGGITSNNVEFTEQELRNSVTVEHQTTLFGHKIQENYDLKYFIWDISFNDDLTNQIIISGMGMALSILIPILLIRSNLLKIQLQEKSTKLESLNEELIQVEKSKDEFVTMIVHDLKNPLVPIHAYTDMLLEQTLGSLNEKQIQRLQSIKNSASSLQKLIQDLLDANKLELGMLKLNLQDNDLAQIIQDQIHHLDSEFQKKGIAVSFKPKPVSCQCDGSRIGQVLNNILINSIDFVDENSGKIVISLDSDQKTAKITIQDNGIGIAKDKIGNLFVKFYQINPNQQRKYGGTGLGLAVCKGIMESHGGKIWAESDGEGKGTKFHMEIPLRQPEKA from the coding sequence ATGGTTAAGAAAGCTTATTCCACATACGCAGTCCCGATTCTGGTTGGAGCACTGATTCTTCTTGGAAGCTTGATTGTGTCTTATCAGTTGTCACAATACCAAAATGAAATCAAAAAATCAAACAAGGAAAAATTCACCAACATTATTGAAAATACTATTTCCCGCAGGGAGGGAAGGATAAACACAATTGCGTCCAGCGTAATTGCATTTTACGCAAATTCTGAAAAAGTAGAGCCAATAGAATTTGATAGGTTCGTCGGCGAGATTCTTGGGAAAAACCAAGAAATCATAAATGTCTTTACATTATCTAATAACACAATTACCCAGTCCTTTCCAATCAAAGAATATGTTGGTAGGGATTTTGATGAGGCATTTCCTACATATCCTACTGTAGTTGCGGCAAAAAAGGCAATGACTGTCGAGTTTCCAGTCAACGACCAAATCACATTAATTCTGGCAGTGCCGTTTGACTATTTTGTCCAAGAAGGAGTGATCGCAAGTGATTCATACAAGCTTGTCCTTCTGAGCCCAATAGATGACAATGTAGAATTGTATAAACTTGCAAAATCTGGAGGAATAACATCCAACAATGTCGAGTTTACCGAGCAAGAATTGCGCAATTCTGTGACTGTGGAACATCAGACAACACTGTTTGGCCACAAAATCCAGGAAAATTATGATCTAAAGTATTTCATATGGGACATTTCTTTTAATGACGACCTGACCAACCAAATCATAATTTCGGGAATGGGAATGGCACTGTCAATTTTGATCCCAATCTTGCTGATTAGATCAAACCTGCTAAAGATCCAACTGCAGGAAAAGTCTACAAAACTTGAATCCCTCAACGAAGAGCTGATTCAAGTTGAAAAGTCAAAGGATGAATTTGTTACAATGATTGTACACGACCTAAAAAACCCACTCGTACCAATACATGCGTACACGGACATGCTTCTTGAGCAGACCCTTGGGAGCCTAAACGAAAAGCAAATCCAGCGGCTACAGTCAATCAAAAACAGTGCATCATCGCTGCAAAAGCTGATTCAGGATCTTTTGGACGCAAACAAACTGGAGCTGGGCATGCTTAAACTCAATTTACAAGATAATGATTTGGCTCAAATCATACAAGACCAGATACATCACCTCGATTCGGAGTTTCAGAAAAAGGGAATTGCAGTGTCATTTAAGCCAAAACCTGTCTCTTGTCAATGCGACGGCTCAAGAATAGGCCAGGTTCTGAACAATATTCTGATAAACTCTATTGACTTTGTGGATGAAAATTCCGGCAAAATTGTTATCAGTCTTGACTCTGATCAAAAAACTGCAAAAATAACAATTCAAGATAACGGAATCGGCATTGCAAAGGACAAGATTGGAAATCTCTTTGTCAAATTTTACCAGATAAATCCAAATCAGCAGCGCAAGTATGGTGGAACAGGGCTTGGGCTTGCTGTATGTAAGGGAATAATGGAAAGTCACGGGGGCAAAATCTGGGCAGAGTCTGACGGCGAAGGAAAAGGAACCAAGTTCCACATGGAGATTCCACTGAGACAGCCGGAAAAGGCTTAA
- a CDS encoding ATP-binding protein, whose amino-acid sequence MTKETIANNYQVRAKILANSIDHIIHEKISSFERFQEKQAIHPMKSSNEEFSQFADVSEYIKQIDSTWNSQNSVHAEAITRNDFSNVLVDQASYYNKAWDFSTVQENTSFIKEIIMTNSYGATIAATNKPSDYRQDDEKWWNEARNVGYYVDDIYYDESSKTDAIAISLAINDDQGNFVGVAKYVLDPLAISYPLQEAISVSKYNTTKYYLLTNDGKTIHSNYFDVGHSVPSESFFDKIINSEGYVDSKLSDGTEILLVYTKTANLVNSSNLNWIVGISIDNTEIMEQVLPLINNVSLSLVIIFVSVSVIVFVISRTNHNKIAQIRKIANQISNGNLDEVSQLEGNDEFAEISGYFDRIRRSLKCQLETIRQNEYQIKDHLDHVKRLIQQKDEFVSLMAHELKTPLVPILGHVELLKEISTYDNDQLESMDEITKNANRIESLVNDLLDAQKLDCGKMKIHKTKFKVTSLLFDAYQEFVAVAKKKNIQFEIKDDTNDAAIESDFQRLSQVLRNLLLNSFDFVNHDGGKILLTALLNGDNVVISVMDNGIGISKENLSKLFTKFYQIDSSIKRSHGGTGLGLVICKGIVELLDGNIKITSEKNLGTTVSITLPLMQKKATDNSKSKPILQLSER is encoded by the coding sequence ATGACTAAAGAGACAATAGCCAATAATTATCAAGTTCGAGCAAAGATCCTTGCAAATTCTATAGATCATATAATACATGAAAAAATCTCATCATTTGAAAGATTTCAAGAAAAACAAGCTATACATCCCATGAAATCATCAAACGAAGAATTTTCCCAGTTTGCGGACGTTTCCGAGTACATAAAACAAATTGACAGTACGTGGAATTCACAAAATTCTGTTCATGCAGAAGCAATAACTCGTAATGATTTTTCAAATGTTCTTGTGGATCAGGCCTCGTACTACAATAAAGCTTGGGATTTTAGCACTGTACAGGAAAATACCTCGTTTATTAAAGAAATAATCATGACAAATTCCTATGGAGCAACGATAGCAGCAACTAACAAACCAAGTGATTATCGTCAAGATGATGAAAAGTGGTGGAATGAAGCACGTAATGTGGGATATTATGTTGATGACATATACTACGATGAAAGCAGTAAAACCGATGCAATTGCAATCTCATTGGCAATAAATGATGATCAGGGAAATTTTGTAGGTGTTGCAAAATATGTGCTTGATCCTTTAGCAATCTCTTACCCGCTTCAAGAAGCAATATCAGTTTCCAAATACAACACCACCAAATATTATCTTCTCACGAATGATGGCAAAACAATTCATTCTAATTATTTTGATGTGGGTCACAGTGTGCCATCTGAGAGTTTTTTTGATAAAATAATTAATTCTGAAGGATACGTTGATAGTAAATTATCTGATGGTACAGAAATTTTACTTGTATATACAAAAACTGCTAATCTCGTTAACTCTTCTAATTTGAACTGGATAGTGGGAATTAGCATAGACAATACAGAAATTATGGAGCAAGTCTTGCCTTTGATTAATAATGTAAGTCTATCATTGGTGATAATTTTTGTATCCGTGTCTGTAATCGTATTTGTTATATCTAGAACTAATCATAATAAAATCGCACAGATACGAAAAATTGCAAATCAAATTTCAAATGGAAATCTAGATGAAGTTTCACAGTTGGAAGGAAATGACGAATTTGCAGAAATCAGTGGATATTTTGACAGAATACGAAGATCACTTAAATGTCAACTTGAAACAATCCGCCAAAATGAATATCAAATTAAAGACCATCTGGATCATGTAAAAAGACTAATTCAGCAAAAAGATGAGTTTGTATCTTTGATGGCTCATGAACTGAAAACTCCACTTGTTCCGATATTGGGACACGTAGAATTACTCAAAGAGATTTCCACATACGACAACGACCAACTAGAATCCATGGATGAAATAACAAAAAATGCTAATAGGATAGAGTCACTAGTTAATGATTTACTAGACGCACAAAAACTTGATTGCGGTAAAATGAAAATACACAAGACAAAATTCAAAGTGACCTCTCTTCTTTTTGATGCATATCAGGAATTTGTTGCGGTTGCCAAGAAAAAGAATATTCAATTTGAAATAAAAGATGACACCAATGATGCAGCTATAGAAAGTGACTTTCAGAGACTTTCTCAAGTATTGAGAAATCTCTTACTAAATTCATTTGATTTTGTAAACCACGATGGGGGCAAAATATTGCTCACTGCATTATTGAATGGTGACAATGTTGTGATTAGCGTAATGGATAATGGTATTGGAATCAGTAAAGAAAACCTCTCAAAATTATTTACTAAATTCTATCAAATAGACTCCTCAATAAAGCGGAGTCATGGTGGAACTGGACTGGGTCTTGTTATTTGTAAAGGCATAGTGGAATTATTGGATGGAAACATCAAAATCACAAGCGAGAAGAATCTTGGGACTACCGTGTCGATTACTTTGCCCTTGATGCAAAAGAAAGCCACTGATAATTCTAAATCAAAACCCATACTGCAATTATCTGAGAGATGA
- a CDS encoding RidA family protein, giving the protein MIEEKLVQLNITLPTPPKPAGSYIPVVTSGNLAFVSGQIPMHDGKVLFTGKVPSDKSIEEAQSAARLCAINLLAQLKANLGSLDRITKIVRVSGFVNCMPDFAEHPKIINAASDLFYDIFGEKGKHSRIAVGVSSLPLNSTVEIDMTVEFS; this is encoded by the coding sequence ATGATAGAAGAAAAACTAGTGCAGCTCAACATAACATTACCCACACCGCCCAAGCCAGCAGGATCTTACATTCCAGTGGTGACATCCGGCAACTTGGCCTTTGTGTCAGGGCAGATTCCAATGCATGACGGCAAGGTGTTATTCACAGGAAAGGTCCCTTCAGACAAATCAATAGAAGAGGCCCAGTCCGCTGCCAGACTATGTGCAATCAATCTATTGGCACAGCTAAAGGCAAATCTTGGAAGCCTAGATAGAATCACAAAAATCGTGCGAGTATCAGGATTTGTGAACTGCATGCCAGACTTTGCAGAGCATCCAAAAATAATCAACGCCGCATCGGATTTGTTCTATGATATTTTTGGAGAAAAAGGAAAACACTCTAGAATCGCAGTCGGCGTGAGCAGCCTTCCGCTAAACTCTACTGTAGAAATCGACATGACTGTCGAGTTTTCCTAG
- a CDS encoding TrmB family transcriptional regulator translates to MTRKPSRLRMGKEREITVSLEEFGLSQYEARAYVTLITKGTISASDVAYYAELPRTKVYPVLLKLQQKKLAIISKSKPVMCTAIAPEDAFDEIVHEQISKVDAMNTLVSKLKKISEDGKKAQGAEEKRYFHLGANYVPDRMRTMIDGAKTSIHITADSWGLSILAECKEELLSVLRRDLDVRLVVPVSVIGSESFRNIPDGVKIRSSEIVQNCFAFDDSEILLIDNTNGRGAVFSGTDILSASQSRLFAQLWKDALKIDNLSEMTKSQALEVCKIINVINQNGLGFALHSILNSKKFVDFTKFLDKSGISFKDKTLDQVLDIVNSTLEMTCSGRVQYDEKTNNIILESKINSGHSLPWAMLIESYLEQKGNHPKMIYHSDSHKGEMIHLKIN, encoded by the coding sequence TTGACTAGAAAACCATCAAGACTGCGCATGGGAAAAGAACGGGAAATAACAGTAAGCCTAGAAGAATTTGGGTTATCGCAGTATGAGGCGCGAGCCTATGTCACACTAATCACCAAGGGGACGATTTCCGCATCGGATGTTGCATATTACGCGGAGCTTCCAAGAACCAAGGTCTATCCAGTTTTGCTAAAACTACAGCAGAAAAAACTTGCCATAATATCAAAATCAAAGCCTGTAATGTGCACGGCAATTGCACCAGAAGACGCATTTGATGAAATTGTGCACGAGCAAATCAGCAAGGTTGACGCAATGAACACCTTGGTATCAAAATTAAAGAAAATAAGCGAGGACGGTAAAAAGGCGCAAGGGGCAGAAGAAAAGCGCTACTTTCACTTGGGCGCAAACTATGTCCCAGACAGAATGAGAACAATGATTGACGGCGCAAAGACATCCATACACATCACTGCAGATTCCTGGGGCTTGTCAATTTTAGCCGAGTGTAAGGAAGAACTGCTATCGGTGCTTCGACGAGACCTCGACGTCAGACTAGTTGTGCCAGTATCTGTGATTGGCTCTGAATCGTTTAGGAACATTCCAGATGGGGTAAAGATTCGCTCATCTGAAATCGTGCAAAACTGCTTTGCCTTTGATGATTCTGAAATCTTGCTAATCGACAACACAAACGGCCGAGGTGCAGTCTTTTCTGGAACCGACATTCTCAGTGCAAGCCAGTCAAGATTGTTTGCACAACTATGGAAGGACGCACTAAAAATCGACAATTTATCAGAAATGACAAAGAGTCAGGCACTCGAAGTATGCAAGATAATCAATGTAATAAACCAAAACGGCCTCGGCTTTGCGCTGCATTCTATACTAAACTCGAAAAAGTTTGTCGACTTTACCAAATTCCTAGACAAGTCTGGAATCTCATTTAAGGACAAGACCCTCGACCAAGTACTGGATATCGTAAACTCCACACTAGAGATGACATGCTCTGGTCGAGTTCAATATGACGAAAAAACAAACAACATCATCCTAGAATCAAAGATAAACTCTGGCCACTCCCTTCCATGGGCAATGCTCATTGAGAGTTATTTGGAGCAAAAGGGCAACCATCCAAAAATGATCTACCATTCAGACTCGCACAAGGGCGAGATGATTCACCTCAAGATAAATTAG